The following are encoded in a window of Acinonyx jubatus isolate Ajub_Pintada_27869175 chromosome D4, VMU_Ajub_asm_v1.0, whole genome shotgun sequence genomic DNA:
- the PRDM12 gene encoding PR domain zinc finger protein 12, translating into MMGSVLPAEALVLKTGLKAPGLALAEVITSDILHSFLYGRWRNVLGEQLFEDKSHHASPKTAFTAEVLAQSFSGEVQKLSSLVLPAEVIIAQSSIPGEGLGIFSKTWIKAGTEMGPFTGRVIAPEHVDICKNNNLMWEVFNEDGTVRYFIDASQEDHRSWMTYIKCARNEQEQNLEVVQIGTSIFYKAIEMIPPDQELLVWYGNSHNTFLGIPGVPGLEEEQKKNKHEDFHPADSAAGTAGRMRCVICHRGFNSRSNLRSHMRIHTLDKPFVCRFCNRRFSQSSTLRNHVRLHTGERPYKCQVCQSAYSQLAGLRAHQKSARHRPPSAALQAHSPALPAPHAHAPALAAAAAAAAHHLPAMVL; encoded by the exons ATGATGGGCTCCGTGCTCCCGGCGGAGGCCCTGGTGCTCAAGACCGGGCTGAAGGCGCCGGGGCTGGCGCTGGCCGAGGTCATCACCTCCGACATCCTGCACAGCTTCCTGTACGGCCGCTGGCGCAACGTGCTGGGCGAGCAGCTCTTCGAGGACAAGAGCCACCACGCCAGCCCCAAGACGGCCTTCACCGCCGAGGTCCTGGCGCAGTCTTTCTCCGGCG AGGTGCAGAAGCTGTCCAGCCTGGTGCTGCCGGCGGAGGTGATCATCGCGCAGAGTTCCATCCCCGGCGAGGGCCTCGGCATCTTCTCCAAGACGTGGATCAAGGCCGGCACCGAGATGGGCCCCTTCACCGGCCGCGTCATCGCCCCGGAGCATGTGGACATCTGCAAGAACAACAACCTCATGTGGGAG GTGTTCAACGAGGACGGCACGGTGCGCTATTTCATCGATGCCAGCCAGGAGGACCACCGGAGCTGGATGACCTATATCAAGTGCGCGCGTAACGAGCAGGAACAGAACCTGGAGGTCGTCCAGATTGGCACCAGCATCTTCTACAAGGCCATTGAG ATGATCCCTCCTGACCAGGAGCTGCTGGTGTGGTATGGAAACTCACACAACACGTTCCTGGGGATCCCTGGTGTGCCCGGActagaggaggagcagaaaaagaacaaGCATG AGGACTTCCACCCGGCGGACTCGGCGGCGGGCACCGCGGGCCGCATGCGCTGTGTCATCTGCCACCGCGGCTTCAACTCGCGCAGCAACCTGCGCTCGCACATGCGCATCCACACGCTGGACAAGCCCTTCGTGTGCCGCTTCTGCAACCGCCGCTTCAGCCAGTCGTCCACTCTGCGCAACCACGTGCGCCTGCACACGGGCGAGCGCCCCTACAAGTGCCAGGTGTGCCAGAGCGCCTACTCGCAGCTGGCCGGCCTGCGCGCCCACCAGAAGAGCGCGCGCCACCGGCCGCCCAGCGCCGCGCTGCAGGCGCACTCGCCCGCGCTGCCCGCGCCGCACGCGCACGCGCCCGCGctcgcggccgccgccgccgcggccgcgcACCACCTGCCGGCCATGGTGCTGTGA